The DNA window GGCGGCCGAAGACCGCGACCGAGCTCGGGTCGACGCCGACTTCCTCCTCCGCCTCACGGAGGGCAGCCTCGACCACGTTCTCCCCCGCGTCCAGTGACCCGCCGGGGAAGGAGACCTGACCGGGGTGCGAGCGCATGTCGTGAGCGCGTTCGGTGAGCAGCAGCTCGGGACCGTGCGGGCCCTCCCCGAAGAGCATGAGGACCGCCCCACGGCGGGCGTCGCTGTCCGGGGGCGGCACGAAGCTGGTCAGGTCGGAGGCCTCGATCTCGCGAGCCGCCTGCTCGACCGGTCGCAGCCAGTCCGGGAGCTCCGTCACAGGTCGGTCCCCAGGTGTGCGTCGACCAGGTCGAGGAGCTCGTCGTACGACCCGACGCCGCCGAGCTGCTGGTAGGCCAGGTCGCCGTCGGCGTCGATGATCGCGAGGTAGGGGTAGCCCTGGATGCGGGGAAACGGCTTCTGCCCGCTCAGGTCGCCGCCCGGGTCGGCGAGCAGGGGGTAGGTCACCCCGACCTTCTTGGCGAACTCGAGCGCGGCCTGGGGCTGCATGTCGGCGGTGTCGATGCCGAGCACCGGGACGGCGTCGCCGTGCTTCTCGTAGAACTCCTGCAGGGCCGGCATCTCCTTGCGGCACGGAGCGCAGTAGGACTGCCAGAGGTTGACGATCATCGGACCCTTCAGCGTGGCCAGGTCGACGTCGGGGCCGCCGCCCAGGCACGGGAGGGTCACCTCCGGGAGCCCGCCGTCGGCGGTCCCTGGCTGGCAGTCCTCGATGCCGGCGGCCTGCTTGATCTGACGCAGCTGGGGCGTGTCGACCTCGA is part of the Nocardioides conyzicola genome and encodes:
- a CDS encoding TlpA disulfide reductase family protein; the encoded protein is MTRRLPAALVAAVLLGGLLSGLLTGCGSDSQAPGDAKVEVDTPQLRQIKQAAGIEDCQPGTADGGLPEVTLPCLGGGPDVDLATLKGPMIVNLWQSYCAPCRKEMPALQEFYEKHGDAVPVLGIDTADMQPQAALEFAKKVGVTYPLLADPGGDLSGQKPFPRIQGYPYLAIIDADGDLAYQQLGGVGSYDELLDLVDAHLGTDL